The following proteins are co-located in the Candidatus Omnitrophota bacterium genome:
- a CDS encoding HNH endonuclease signature motif containing protein, which produces MAKQDKRTYSDRRQYLIDAVRKRRKKIRQMAVDYKGGKCERCGYNRCVEALELHHKVSLEKDFSISQKGYTRSWKRVVEELDKCVLLCANCHRETHVRNAAFSRNRD; this is translated from the coding sequence GTGGCAAAACAGGATAAACGCACATATAGCGATAGACGGCAATATCTTATAGATGCAGTTCGTAAGAGACGAAAGAAGATTCGTCAAATGGCTGTTGACTATAAGGGTGGAAAATGCGAACGATGTGGCTATAATCGGTGCGTTGAGGCGTTAGAGCTTCATCATAAAGTTTCTTTAGAAAAAGATTTCAGCATATCTCAAAAGGGATACACGAGAAGCTGGAAAAGAGTTGTTGAGGAGCTTGATAAATGTGTCCTGCTTTGCGCTAATTGCCATCGCGAAACTCATGTTCGAAACGCAGCTTTCTCGAGAAATCGGGATTGA
- the recR gene encoding recombination mediator RecR translates to MAYPRVIENLIDRLTKLPGIGRRSAERIAFWFLNNSREDAEGLCSDILGLKDHLTFCRICNNLSETEICMICSDTRRDDATICVVENPKDVLAFEKTGHYHGSYHVLLGTISPADGRGPEDLRIGQLMNRVSTQNIKEVIIATDPDTEGETTALYLTQQLRPLGVKISRIGVGIPMGSALEYADMFTLSVSLNARREITVDN, encoded by the coding sequence ATGGCATATCCACGTGTTATAGAAAATTTAATTGATCGGCTTACAAAACTTCCCGGAATCGGACGCCGAAGTGCTGAACGTATTGCTTTCTGGTTCTTGAATAATAGCCGAGAAGATGCCGAAGGGTTATGCAGTGATATTTTGGGACTGAAAGATCATCTTACATTTTGTCGAATTTGTAATAATTTAAGTGAAACAGAAATATGCATGATTTGTAGTGACACACGCCGTGACGATGCAACTATTTGTGTTGTTGAAAATCCAAAGGATGTTTTAGCGTTTGAAAAAACAGGCCATTACCATGGAAGCTATCATGTTTTGCTTGGGACGATTTCTCCGGCTGACGGTAGAGGGCCGGAAGATCTTAGAATCGGTCAGCTAATGAATCGTGTTTCAACGCAGAATATTAAAGAAGTTATTATTGCAACAGATCCGGATACTGAGGGAGAGACCACAGCCCTTTATTTGACACAGCAGCTAAGACCTTTGGGTGTTAAAATTAGCCGAATAGGTGTTGGCATTCCAATGGGAAGCGCTCTTGAGTATGCTGATATGTTTACTTTAAGTGTTTCTCTTAATGCAAGAAGAGAAATCACAGTTGACAATTAA
- the dnaX gene encoding DNA polymerase III subunit gamma/tau yields the protein MSYIVLARKYRPQTFDEVVGQGHITELLKKSIESKRLAHAYLFCGPRGIGKTSCARILSKSLNCQNGPTANPCGKCSSCVEITSGNNFDVIEIDGASNRGIDEIRSLRENVKFAPTYGRYKIYIVDEVHMLTTEAFNALLKTLEEPPECVKFIFATTEPDKVPATIISRCQKFDFKRVSIKSLAETLTDISKKEKLKIDQDAGFSIAKAAKGSVRDALSILDQLSALSQQTIKNSDVSSMLGLVETDLIFSLTDALISKNCSQCLQVLDDILEQGKDPKQLTRNLIEHFRNLMILKIGGKSLGSMIDHPLAVKETLLKQSEETTLSETLKAIDILVDVTDVSRAMDSVRIPLEVAFAKLTYTSEPKDVVTSQEKPKEALKKFIPMEKIINEKGHLDFSLDKKSESLIQKNLDPVEKVEDDCLLPVDTKTVDSLLLRNEPLTLEYLKKIWDSVTFAVSRKKMSVATYLQEGVPFEVSDTKIVIGFSKKAAFHKEALEEKQNTALIRDVIEEKLGTKVSLFFKIIDDHAPMENAPLVENALNKFQGKIVSQWHREGK from the coding sequence ACGTCTTGCGCTCGAATTCTTTCAAAATCGCTCAATTGCCAAAATGGACCAACGGCGAACCCTTGTGGAAAATGTTCGTCGTGTGTTGAGATTACAAGCGGTAATAATTTTGATGTCATTGAAATTGATGGTGCGTCTAATCGTGGCATTGACGAGATTCGTTCGCTTCGAGAAAATGTCAAGTTTGCGCCGACTTATGGTCGTTATAAGATTTATATTGTTGATGAAGTTCACATGCTCACAACGGAGGCTTTTAATGCACTTTTGAAGACTTTAGAAGAGCCGCCAGAGTGTGTTAAATTTATTTTTGCAACAACAGAACCTGACAAAGTTCCGGCAACGATCATCTCGCGCTGCCAAAAGTTTGATTTTAAGCGTGTTTCGATTAAATCTTTAGCTGAAACGCTTACTGATATTTCAAAGAAAGAAAAATTAAAAATTGATCAAGATGCTGGTTTTTCAATTGCAAAAGCGGCAAAGGGGAGCGTGCGCGACGCTTTAAGTATTTTGGATCAGCTTAGTGCATTATCGCAACAAACAATCAAGAATTCTGATGTCTCCTCGATGTTGGGTTTAGTTGAGACCGATTTGATATTTTCACTTACGGATGCCCTGATATCTAAAAATTGTTCACAATGCCTGCAAGTTTTAGATGATATTTTAGAGCAGGGTAAAGATCCAAAGCAATTGACACGTAATTTAATTGAGCATTTTCGAAATTTAATGATTCTTAAAATTGGCGGAAAATCGCTTGGGAGCATGATTGATCATCCTTTAGCTGTTAAAGAGACACTGCTTAAGCAATCTGAAGAAACGACTTTGAGTGAAACTTTAAAAGCTATTGATATACTTGTTGACGTGACGGATGTTTCTCGTGCGATGGATTCTGTTCGGATTCCTTTAGAAGTTGCTTTTGCAAAACTAACATATACATCTGAGCCTAAGGACGTCGTTACTTCGCAGGAGAAGCCGAAAGAGGCCCTCAAGAAGTTTATTCCAATGGAAAAGATTATTAACGAAAAGGGTCATTTAGATTTTTCACTAGACAAGAAGAGCGAGAGTTTGATACAAAAGAATTTAGATCCTGTGGAGAAGGTAGAAGATGATTGTCTTCTTCCAGTTGACACAAAGACTGTCGATAGTTTACTTTTAAGAAATGAACCGCTGACACTGGAATATCTTAAGAAAATATGGGATTCTGTGACTTTTGCAGTTAGTCGAAAAAAAATGTCGGTTGCAACTTATCTTCAAGAGGGAGTACCTTTTGAAGTTAGTGATACAAAAATTGTTATTGGCTTTTCTAAAAAGGCAGCTTTTCATAAGGAAGCTTTGGAAGAAAAACAGAATACTGCTTTAATTCGTGATGTCATAGAAGAAAAGCTTGGCACAAAGGTAAGTTTATTTTTTAAAATCATTGATGATCATGCTCCGATGGAGAATGCGCCTTTGGTTGAAAATGCCTTAAATAAATTTCAGGGAAAAATTGTCAGTCAATGGCATCGTGAGGGAAAATAA